In one Silene latifolia isolate original U9 population chromosome 10, ASM4854445v1, whole genome shotgun sequence genomic region, the following are encoded:
- the LOC141606057 gene encoding uncharacterized protein LOC141606057, with protein MLSIRCCKFSVQVVEYYLHNFKHLRLYSTDSSNQIPKFPNQSYTNYLVHNLGFSHQQAQSISTKVANKYADYSKFSGNANSVIDFLKQNGFDDTHIKKAVSSFPRILAANVDQTLKPKFQLFQDHGFSESNLVSVISSSPFIVSKRMDPIIRDLRAILGSTDNLIKFFRKPNLFISQSALANLNSNIALLNKEYGIDINVIRNAILQFPGAYLKDTEFFRNTMVRVEKELGIPRNSGMFVYGIRLLCCFSKKGIESKCQVFKSFGWTEYDVSELMRGNPLIFQMSEENIRKKLGFLMTELGYKPDFLATRFMLLSCSLENRLVPRHRVVLFLKEKGLLDYNFYTATKKTEKEFLTILIEPFKEDAPGLLELYQSSKGHSNIDAISRRC; from the coding sequence ATGCTGAGTATCCGTTGCTGCAAATTCAGTGTTCAAGTTGTTGAGTATTATCTGCATAATTTTAAACATCTTCGTCTCTATTCAACCGATTCCTCTAATCAAATCCCTAAATTCCCAAATCAATCTTACACCAATTATTTAGTTCATAATCTGGGTTTCTCTCATCAACAAGCTCAATCCATTTCTACCAAGGTTGCTAACAAGTATGCTGACTACTCCAAATTCTCTGGTAATGCTAATTCTGTTATCGATTTCTTAAAACAAAACGGTTTTGATGATACCCATATCAAAAAGGCTGTATCTTCCTTCCCTCGAATCTTAGCTGCTAATGTtgatcaaaccctaaaacccaaATTTCAACTTTTCCAAGATCATGGTTTTTCTGAGTCTAATTTAGTTTCTGTTATTTCGTCGAGTCCGTTCATTGTATCGAAACGTATGGATCCTATTATCCGTGATCTCAGGGCAATTTTGGGCAGTACTGATAACCTAATCAAGTTTTTTAGAAAACCCAATTTATTCATCTCACAATCTGCTTTGGCAAATCTTAATTCAAATATTGCATTGTTGAATAAGGAGTATGGTATTGATATTAATGTTATTCGGAATGCCATTCTTCAATTTCCCGGAGCCTATTTGAAGGATACTGAGTTTTTCCGAAATACAATGGTTAGGGTTGAAAAGGAATTAGGGATTCCTCGAAATTCTGGGATGTTTGTATACGGCATCCGTTTATTATGTTGTTTTAGTAAGAAGGGAATCGAATCGAAATGTCAGGTGTTCAAAAGCTTTGGATGGACTGAATATGATGTTTCTGAATTAATGAGGGGAAATCCTCTCATTTTCCAAATGTCTGAAGAAAATATTAGGAAAAAGTTGGGGTTTTTGATGACTGAGCTGGGTTACAAACCCGATTTTTTAGCTACACGTTTTATGTTGTTGAGTTGTAGCCTCGAGAATCGACTGGTGCCTAGGCATCGGGTGGTGTTGTTTTTGAAGGAGAAGGGTTTGTTAGATTACAACTTCTATACTGCCACCAAGAAAACTGAGAAGGAGTTCTTAACGATACTTATTGAACCTTTTAAGGAGGATGCACCAGGTCTTCTTGAACTTTATCAAAGCAGCAAAGGTCATTCCAACATTGATGCCATCTCGAGGCGATGCTAA
- the LOC141606058 gene encoding protein transport protein SEC13 homolog B, with translation MPAQKIETGHADVVHDVQMDYYGKRVATASSDTTIKIIGVSSNSSQPLATLTGHQGPVWQVSWAHPKFGSLLASCSYDGRVILWKEGNQNDWAQAHMFQEHKSSVNSISWAPHELGLCLACGSSDGSISVLTARSDGGWDTSKIEQAHPVGVTSVSWAPATAPGALVGSGLLDPVHKLASGGCDNTVRVWKLYNGSWKMDCFPALLMHSDWVRDVAWAPNLGLPKSTIASASQDGTVVIWTVGKEGEQWEGKVLKDFNTPVWRVSWSLTGNLLAVADGDNNVTLWKEAVDGEWHQVTTVEP, from the coding sequence ATGCCTGCACAAAAGATTGAAACTGGGCACGCTGATGTGGTGCATGATGTTCAAATGGATTATTACGGAAAACGCGTTGCCACTGCTTCGTCTGATACCACCATTAAAATCATCGGTGTGAGCAGTAATTCTTCTCAACCTCTTGCTACATTAACAGGTCACCAAGGTCCTGTGTGGCAGGTTTCTTGGGCCCACCCAAAATTCGGATCATTGCTAGCATCTTGTTCCTATGATGGTAGAGTGATCCTTTGGAAAGAGGGTAATCAGAACGACTGGGCCCAGGCACACATGTTTCAGGAACACAAGTCGTCGGTTAATTCCATCTCGTGGGCTCCCCATGAGCTTGGACTTTGCTTGGCTTGTGGATCTTCAGATGGGAGCATCTCTGTCCTTACTGCTCGCTCTGACGGTGGTTGGGATACCAGCAAGATAGAGCAGGCACATCCTGTTGGTGTAACATCCGTCTCATGGGCTCCAGCAACTGCTCCTGGGGCATTGGTTGGATCTGGGTTACTTGACCCGGTTCACAAATTGGCTTCTGGTGGTTGTGACAACACTGTGAGGGTGTGGAAGCTTTACAATGGTTCATGGAAGATGGACTGTTTCCCTGCTCTCCTAATGCACTCAGATTGGGTCCGAGATGTTGCGTGGGCCCCAAACCTAGGGCTTCCAAAATCAACAATCGCTAGCGCATCTCAAGACGGAACTGTTGTTATATGGACCGTCGGTAAGGAAGGCGAACAATGGGAGGGTAAAGTTCTGAAGGACTTTAACACACCGGTTTGGAGGGTATCATGGTCTTTGACCGGAAATCTTTTAGCAGTTGCTGATGGGGATAACAATGTTACACTTTGGAAAGAGGCAGTCGACGGAGAATGGCATCAAGTTACTACTGTTGAGCCATAG